The Thermocrinis ruber genome has a window encoding:
- a CDS encoding tetratricopeptide repeat protein codes for MKYPTVFGFITYLFSHFIASLLLATMVAGILKIFYKYPYRHALILSFSIFFFLGPFAVLFGVIVFIYTKISKAPLPIKEVNYELVFSARILSEKRRLGEGSLRFAKVKDLERVVYFTKFYHPLTVRFFKELLFSDNDELRLLANSYLKNAEKYLQELIYELERILESQDLGKDVKFFVCRALAFLNWDVYYLGFMEEQIAKKYLDNAKEYVIKALEIKEDPSLYMLMGRMELISGVYRKAYEHFKRALDLGMEPVKVLPYLLEALYKLRDFKELKQVSEKYRGTYSVNPKRMALISAWV; via the coding sequence ATGAAATATCCAACTGTATTTGGATTCATAACCTATCTCTTTTCTCACTTTATTGCGTCACTCTTGCTTGCCACAATGGTGGCGGGGATTTTAAAAATTTTTTATAAATACCCTTACAGACATGCTTTAATCCTTAGCTTTTCTATCTTTTTCTTCCTCGGACCTTTTGCAGTTCTGTTTGGTGTGATAGTTTTTATCTACACAAAAATTTCAAAGGCACCTCTTCCTATAAAGGAAGTCAATTACGAGTTAGTTTTCAGTGCTAGGATTCTTTCGGAGAAAAGAAGGCTGGGTGAAGGAAGCTTAAGGTTTGCAAAGGTGAAAGACCTAGAAAGGGTGGTATATTTCACCAAGTTCTACCACCCTCTGACGGTAAGATTTTTTAAGGAACTTCTCTTTTCTGATAACGACGAACTAAGACTGCTTGCCAACAGTTATCTAAAAAACGCTGAAAAATACCTTCAGGAGCTAATATACGAATTAGAGAGAATTCTGGAAAGCCAAGATCTAGGGAAAGATGTTAAATTTTTTGTGTGCAGGGCACTGGCATTTCTAAATTGGGATGTTTATTATCTAGGCTTTATGGAAGAACAAATAGCAAAAAAGTACTTGGATAATGCTAAAGAGTACGTCATAAAAGCTCTAGAAATCAAAGAGGATCCTAGCCTTTATATGTTAATGGGAAGAATGGAGCTGATTTCAGGAGTTTATCGAAAAGCGTATGAACATTTCAAGAGGGCTTTGGATTTGGGTATGGAACCCGTCAAGGTATTACCTTACCTGTTGGAAGCTCTTTACAAGCTCCGTGATTTTAAAGAGTTAAAACAGGTTTCAGAAAAATACAGAGGAACTTACTCAGTTAATCCCAAAAGAATGGCTCTGATCTCCGCATGGGTATGA
- a CDS encoding SDH family Clp fold serine proteinase: MEPSVINPIYSLLSLIFWFIFFFLFLMPALRRYSLNKAREALISTLEEKRKSRVITLIHRQESVGFFGIPFIRYINIEDSEQVLRAIRLTPPDMPIDLIIHTPGGLALAATQIANALVRHKGPVRVIIPHYAMSGGTLIALAADEIIMDPNAVLGPVDPQLQGIPAASILKVLEKKELKDIEDHTLIMADVAQKAIDQMVNYVVWLLMENGMEEEKAKAIAQELATGKYTHDFPLGVDKLRELGLNVSTEVPEEVYQLMELYPQPMGAQVPSVQYIPVPYRTEKKL; encoded by the coding sequence ATGGAGCCAAGCGTAATTAACCCCATATACAGTCTTCTGAGTCTCATTTTTTGGTTCATATTCTTTTTCCTCTTCTTGATGCCCGCACTACGCAGGTACAGCCTTAACAAGGCAAGGGAAGCCCTCATCTCCACCCTTGAGGAGAAGAGAAAAAGCAGGGTGATAACACTCATACACCGTCAAGAGAGCGTAGGCTTTTTTGGAATACCTTTCATAAGATACATAAACATTGAGGACTCAGAGCAAGTTCTAAGGGCTATAAGGCTTACGCCACCGGATATGCCCATAGACCTTATCATTCACACGCCCGGGGGGTTAGCCCTTGCAGCTACCCAGATTGCCAACGCCCTCGTCAGACACAAAGGTCCCGTGAGGGTAATAATCCCCCATTATGCCATGTCTGGTGGCACTTTAATAGCCCTTGCAGCAGACGAAATCATAATGGACCCCAACGCGGTGCTCGGTCCCGTGGACCCACAACTGCAGGGCATACCTGCTGCGTCCATACTGAAGGTTTTGGAGAAAAAGGAGCTAAAAGACATAGAAGACCATACCTTGATAATGGCAGACGTAGCCCAAAAGGCAATAGATCAGATGGTTAATTATGTGGTTTGGCTTTTGATGGAAAATGGTATGGAGGAGGAAAAGGCTAAGGCTATAGCCCAAGAGCTGGCCACTGGCAAATACACCCACGATTTTCCCCTGGGGGTTGATAAGCTGAGGGAGCTTGGCTTGAATGTATCCACCGAAGTGCCAGAAGAGGTTTACCAACTGATGGAGCTTTACCCTCAGCCCATGGGTGCTCAGGTGCCTTCTGTTCAGTATATACCCGTGCCCTACAGAACGGAAAAGAAGTTATAA
- the pelF gene encoding GT4 family glycosyltransferase PelF, translated as MGMKLVDKQTHIDVLFIAEGTYPFIKGGVSTWIHQIITGMRDLNFGVLFLGSRPEDYKGIGYELPDNLVYLEAVYLFSEEENVQTEKAERESERVRLLRIFLDDRAFEEHWQEVVSFSYFNEVSYEDFLYSKNSWELIEELYEELEIDVPFVDYFWTMRNLFAPLFVVAKLGMTLEKKEIGLIHSPSTGYAGFLGSLMSREYKIPFIVTEHGIYTKERKIDILNAKWIGVQYRYLSKKYDIDTLRKLWIKMFVNLGKISYYTAMEVFSLFEDARKQQIGWGCPSEKTRVIPNGVDVDRLSKLLEKRPKEIPKVVSLIGRVVAIKDIKTFIKAMSLLCQQLPEAEGWVVGPEDEEPEYTQECKELAKILGVENRVKFLGFQKIDDILPKTGVFTLTSISEGMPMTVLEAMASGVPCVTTDVGSCRQLIYGGLNQEDVEIGKAGEVVPVGDAIGLAKAYYELLTNEEIWKSCQRAGLERVQRFYRFDKFIENYRSVYRKYLGK; from the coding sequence ATGGGTATGAAGCTTGTAGATAAACAAACCCATATAGATGTGCTCTTTATAGCGGAGGGAACCTATCCCTTTATAAAGGGCGGAGTATCTACTTGGATCCATCAGATAATCACTGGTATGAGGGACCTAAACTTTGGAGTGCTGTTCCTTGGCTCAAGACCCGAGGATTACAAAGGCATTGGCTACGAGCTTCCGGACAACTTGGTCTATCTTGAAGCTGTGTATTTGTTTTCGGAGGAGGAAAATGTTCAAACAGAAAAAGCCGAAAGGGAGAGCGAAAGGGTAAGACTTCTGAGGATATTTCTCGATGACAGAGCCTTTGAAGAGCATTGGCAGGAGGTTGTTAGCTTTTCTTACTTTAATGAAGTCTCTTACGAGGACTTTTTGTATAGCAAAAACTCTTGGGAGCTTATAGAGGAACTCTACGAAGAGTTGGAAATTGATGTACCCTTTGTGGATTACTTTTGGACTATGAGAAACCTTTTTGCACCTCTCTTCGTAGTAGCAAAACTTGGAATGACACTGGAAAAAAAAGAAATAGGCTTAATTCATAGTCCATCAACGGGTTATGCGGGCTTTTTGGGAAGTTTGATGAGTAGAGAGTACAAAATACCTTTTATAGTTACTGAACATGGGATCTACACAAAGGAAAGAAAGATAGACATTCTAAACGCAAAGTGGATAGGAGTTCAATACAGGTACCTATCCAAGAAATACGACATAGACACCCTCAGAAAGCTTTGGATAAAGATGTTCGTAAATCTTGGGAAAATTTCTTATTACACCGCTATGGAAGTTTTTTCTCTGTTTGAAGATGCAAGAAAACAGCAGATAGGCTGGGGCTGTCCGTCTGAAAAGACAAGGGTTATACCAAACGGCGTGGATGTGGATAGACTTTCAAAGCTCTTAGAAAAAAGACCGAAGGAAATTCCGAAGGTGGTTTCCCTGATAGGAAGGGTTGTGGCCATAAAGGATATAAAAACCTTTATAAAGGCTATGAGTTTGCTGTGCCAACAGCTACCCGAGGCGGAGGGTTGGGTGGTAGGTCCCGAGGACGAGGAGCCCGAGTACACCCAAGAGTGCAAAGAGCTTGCAAAAATACTTGGAGTTGAAAATAGGGTAAAATTCCTAGGCTTTCAAAAGATAGATGATATTCTGCCCAAAACGGGGGTATTTACACTGACCTCCATAAGCGAGGGCATGCCCATGACGGTTTTGGAAGCTATGGCAAGCGGTGTACCCTGTGTTACCACCGACGTGGGTTCCTGCAGGCAACTTATCTACGGAGGGCTAAATCAAGAAGACGTAGAAATAGGTAAGGCGGGAGAAGTGGTTCCTGTGGGTGATGCAATAGGGCTTGCAAAAGCATACTACGAGCTTTTGACTAATGAAGAAATTTGGAAGAGCTGTCAAAGGGCTGGGCTTGAGAGGGTCCAAAGGTTTTACCGCTTTGACAAATTTATAGAAAACTACAGAAGTGTGTATAGAAAATATTTAGGAAAATAG
- the thrC gene encoding threonine synthase: MAKVKGLRCRECGKEYPAEPIHVCEFCFGPLEVVYDYEEIKKNISREKIERGPKSLWRYIDILPVEEPKVGLTAGYTPLKKAENLGKVLGLKNLYIKDDSVNHPTLSFKDRVVSVALSKAVEFGFDTAACASTGNLANSVAAHCAQAGLNCFVFIPANLESQKIYGSLVFSPTVVAVEGTYDDVNRLCSEIANELYWAFVNINIRPYYAEGSKTLAFEVVEQLGWRAPDAVVAPAASGSLITKIWKGLKELKLVGLIDEMNTRVYGAQAEGCSPIAQAWREGRDYIKPVKPNTIAKSIAIGNPADGIYALQVTKESRGDWETATDEEIIEGIKLLAETEGIFTETAGGTTIAVLKKLAERGAFKEDEVVVAYITGNGYKTLEVLEGHVKETIRIKPTLSDFKEKILVRV; this comes from the coding sequence ATGGCAAAGGTGAAGGGTTTAAGGTGCAGAGAGTGTGGAAAGGAGTATCCTGCTGAACCTATCCATGTGTGTGAGTTTTGCTTTGGGCCCTTGGAGGTGGTCTATGATTACGAGGAGATAAAGAAGAATATCTCCAGGGAGAAGATAGAAAGAGGACCAAAGAGTCTTTGGAGATACATAGATATTTTGCCCGTGGAGGAGCCAAAGGTAGGACTTACCGCCGGATACACACCTCTGAAGAAGGCTGAAAATTTAGGTAAAGTCCTCGGTCTTAAGAACCTCTACATAAAGGATGACTCGGTAAACCATCCTACCCTTTCCTTCAAAGACAGGGTGGTCTCCGTTGCCCTTTCAAAGGCGGTGGAGTTCGGCTTTGACACTGCGGCGTGTGCCTCTACGGGCAACCTTGCCAACTCGGTGGCGGCGCATTGTGCCCAAGCTGGACTGAACTGTTTTGTGTTCATACCCGCAAACCTTGAGTCTCAAAAGATCTATGGTAGCTTGGTTTTCTCTCCCACGGTGGTGGCGGTGGAGGGCACCTACGACGATGTGAATAGGCTGTGTTCTGAGATCGCCAACGAGCTATACTGGGCTTTTGTCAACATAAACATAAGACCATACTATGCGGAGGGTTCCAAGACCCTTGCCTTTGAGGTGGTAGAACAGCTGGGTTGGAGGGCACCGGATGCGGTGGTAGCTCCCGCTGCCTCAGGCTCTTTGATAACAAAGATATGGAAAGGACTGAAGGAGTTAAAGCTCGTGGGTCTAATAGATGAAATGAACACCAGAGTGTATGGTGCCCAGGCGGAGGGTTGTAGCCCTATAGCCCAAGCTTGGAGGGAAGGCAGGGACTACATAAAGCCTGTGAAACCCAACACCATAGCTAAGTCCATAGCCATAGGCAACCCAGCGGACGGCATCTATGCCCTTCAAGTTACCAAAGAAAGCAGAGGAGATTGGGAAACTGCCACAGACGAGGAGATCATAGAGGGCATTAAATTGCTGGCGGAAACGGAGGGTATCTTTACCGAAACCGCAGGAGGAACTACTATCGCAGTCCTCAAAAAGTTGGCAGAAAGGGGTGCCTTCAAAGAGGATGAGGTGGTGGTAGCATACATCACTGGCAATGGCTACAAAACCTTGGAGGTCTTGGAAGGGCATGTAAAGGAAACAATAAGGATCAAGCCGACCCTTTCGGACTTCAAAGAGAAGATTTTGGTTAGGGTTTGA
- a CDS encoding tetratricopeptide repeat protein → MNTYKLAGKIVQGKLIIVLSLLPSAILFAKEKSPKDKLVEQSFINQNPTYQRGTSYKIEEKYYQLLVQSFLGANDLQSALRVLEDAVRRFPQNPKWWELYGQALIWNNMGAKAGEVFYEGYKNTKNKELAQKAFEISLAFNRIDIAKELMEVVSVPPDVKVYIYDQLGDVEGLLKFLYTLKTKDMLLMRAEILSALGRKKEAEETLYEYIKLYGKDEKSVLLLANIYYSDRKFEQALKVLKDFLPSAKEDNVEFYRTLSDLAWMLQDYDATALASEKLISFSKGEATDYIRLSEIYFRKGSKRAVSLALEGYKKFEDMILLKTALYYSYALGLYDQTVAIFKDHRDKLQDDVNTVFPYLLALQQLGKREEALEELEKILAKAKAPELVSFYIYSLVEVQRVEKLKSALKEYEAYTRNPSVAQAYAVAYIFLQQGQTALRYYKLSGSKDPLLYADIINVMGMEEEAKAIKLKAYRELTSDGLPLDDLEKLRIYLSLAMEFENPEVFERKLQRAKGVLSDAVWKDIYFVYLFSKEQRERAILKQRLYKYPLKPWMWLNLALWQDDRYLVLQLLESKLEALPIRDRVEALRRVGQPRRALELAFKGLEENPYDYQLYKQFRDLAVQESNKVSLEVSHQRRDAYGQFVERLEVETKLGDTNYSVGFRSSTFQPTYKDDQVIRQKVGGYQAELYLRRRFDRGYIGFGIGQLERLRSVTNFRVFGESYLFSGLSAGFEVGYRQPSTESLYLELGGLKNYAKLSLTFTPYSRLSFYSSLELSEFYSQDIKRLGTGFYTYNEAQYKLRFGYPDYTLRAFFSYGNYREKAGSKGVIDQLSPFTIFRVLPENYFSLGLGFSFGFEHKYSYTRFWRPFFDASLAYNSLGGLGISTEVGIGGAVFGNDNLSFGLSFSKNTGGIKETVIGPYLIYRYYFR, encoded by the coding sequence ATGAATACTTATAAGCTTGCAGGAAAGATAGTGCAAGGTAAGTTAATTATTGTGCTTTCCCTTTTGCCATCAGCGATCCTTTTTGCCAAAGAAAAAAGCCCAAAAGATAAGCTTGTTGAACAAAGTTTTATAAACCAAAACCCAACTTACCAAAGAGGCACTTCATACAAAATAGAGGAAAAATACTACCAGCTTTTAGTTCAGAGCTTTTTGGGTGCCAACGACCTACAAAGCGCCCTAAGGGTGCTGGAGGATGCGGTCAGAAGATTTCCACAAAATCCCAAGTGGTGGGAGCTATATGGACAGGCGCTAATTTGGAACAACATGGGAGCCAAGGCGGGGGAAGTTTTTTACGAAGGTTATAAGAACACAAAAAATAAAGAACTTGCTCAAAAAGCCTTCGAAATCTCCCTAGCCTTTAACAGGATAGATATTGCCAAGGAGCTTATGGAGGTAGTTTCTGTTCCTCCCGATGTAAAGGTCTATATCTACGACCAATTGGGAGATGTTGAAGGGCTTTTAAAGTTTTTATACACGCTAAAAACCAAAGACATGCTTTTAATGAGAGCGGAAATACTCAGTGCGTTAGGAAGAAAAAAAGAGGCAGAAGAAACTCTTTACGAGTATATAAAACTATACGGGAAGGATGAAAAAAGCGTGCTACTTTTGGCAAACATCTATTATTCGGACAGGAAGTTTGAACAAGCCTTAAAGGTTTTAAAGGACTTTTTGCCAAGTGCCAAAGAGGATAATGTGGAATTTTACAGGACCCTCAGCGACCTTGCCTGGATGCTCCAAGATTACGACGCCACAGCTTTGGCTTCCGAAAAGTTAATTAGCTTTTCCAAGGGTGAGGCGACGGATTACATCAGACTATCCGAAATATACTTTAGAAAGGGTTCAAAAAGGGCAGTTTCCCTCGCCCTGGAGGGCTACAAAAAGTTTGAGGACATGATACTTTTGAAAACTGCCCTTTACTATTCTTACGCTTTGGGATTATACGATCAAACCGTTGCCATCTTTAAAGACCACAGAGACAAGCTACAAGATGACGTAAATACCGTGTTTCCCTATCTGCTTGCTCTACAACAGCTTGGTAAAAGGGAAGAAGCCCTTGAAGAGTTAGAAAAGATTTTGGCAAAGGCTAAAGCTCCCGAGCTTGTCTCCTTCTACATCTACTCCTTGGTGGAAGTCCAACGGGTGGAAAAGCTAAAAAGCGCCCTAAAGGAATACGAAGCATACACAAGGAATCCTTCGGTAGCCCAAGCCTATGCGGTAGCATACATATTTTTACAACAGGGTCAAACTGCCCTAAGATATTACAAACTATCCGGTTCCAAGGACCCATTACTCTACGCAGACATTATTAACGTGATGGGTATGGAGGAGGAAGCCAAAGCTATAAAGCTAAAAGCATACAGAGAGCTAACAAGTGATGGATTACCTCTGGATGACCTTGAAAAATTGAGGATATACCTCTCCTTGGCTATGGAATTTGAAAATCCGGAGGTCTTTGAAAGAAAACTCCAGAGGGCGAAGGGGGTTCTTTCGGACGCAGTTTGGAAAGATATATATTTTGTTTATCTCTTTTCAAAGGAGCAAAGGGAGAGGGCAATTCTAAAGCAAAGGTTATACAAGTATCCACTAAAGCCTTGGATGTGGCTAAATTTGGCCCTCTGGCAGGACGATAGGTATTTGGTGCTACAACTCTTAGAAAGTAAGTTAGAAGCCCTTCCCATAAGGGACAGGGTGGAGGCCTTAAGGCGAGTAGGTCAGCCAAGGAGAGCCTTGGAGCTTGCCTTTAAGGGTCTGGAGGAAAACCCGTATGACTACCAACTTTACAAACAGTTCAGAGACTTGGCGGTGCAAGAATCAAACAAAGTAAGCTTGGAAGTATCCCACCAAAGGAGAGACGCTTACGGACAGTTTGTTGAAAGACTGGAGGTAGAAACTAAATTGGGAGACACCAATTACTCCGTTGGGTTTAGGTCTTCCACCTTTCAACCCACATATAAAGATGATCAAGTCATAAGACAAAAGGTAGGGGGTTATCAAGCGGAGCTTTACTTACGTAGGCGGTTTGATAGGGGATACATTGGCTTTGGAATAGGACAATTGGAAAGGCTCAGGTCGGTGACGAATTTCCGTGTCTTTGGAGAGTCCTACCTATTTAGCGGGCTATCGGCGGGCTTTGAGGTCGGATACAGACAGCCCAGCACAGAGAGCCTTTACCTTGAGCTTGGCGGTTTAAAAAACTACGCTAAGCTTAGCCTAACATTTACTCCTTACAGTAGGCTTAGCTTTTACTCCAGCTTAGAGTTAAGTGAGTTTTATTCACAGGATATAAAAAGGTTGGGAACGGGCTTTTATACGTACAATGAAGCCCAATATAAGCTAAGGTTTGGCTATCCTGACTATACACTAAGGGCATTCTTTAGCTATGGCAATTACAGGGAAAAAGCAGGTAGCAAGGGAGTTATAGATCAGCTCTCTCCTTTTACCATTTTTAGGGTGCTACCAGAGAACTACTTCTCCCTCGGGCTGGGATTTTCCTTTGGCTTTGAACACAAATACTCGTACACACGCTTTTGGAGACCTTTCTTTGATGCAAGCTTAGCATACAATTCCCTTGGCGGTTTGGGTATATCCACAGAAGTAGGTATAGGTGGTGCGGTTTTTGGAAACGACAATTTATCCTTTGGACTATCCTTCAGTAAGAATACGGGTGGTATAAAGGAAACTGTAATAGGTCCCTATCTTATCTACAGATACTACTTTAGGTAA
- a CDS encoding lysophospholipid acyltransferase family protein gives MIRKLRRELVILLLPFISLLLRLWARTIRWQNRYDFDKDKGKIYALWHGYALALAFFGLDRGIVALVSRFRDGDIADGLLKRFGFETVRGSTEEGREEKGGRSALLKLMELLREGKNVAITVDGPKGPPFKAKDGVIFLAQKTGAVIIPACVKFEKFFRLNTWDRLVIPYPFTKAQLLVGKEIIVSPEDAVEDKRRELEAELLRLERISSGKPG, from the coding sequence ATGATAAGGAAACTTAGAAGGGAACTTGTTATACTTCTTCTGCCCTTTATATCCTTACTTCTCAGACTGTGGGCAAGGACCATAAGGTGGCAGAACAGGTATGACTTTGATAAGGACAAAGGGAAAATATACGCCCTCTGGCACGGATACGCTTTAGCCTTGGCTTTTTTTGGATTAGACAGGGGTATAGTGGCTTTGGTTAGCCGGTTCAGGGACGGAGACATAGCGGACGGTCTTCTAAAGAGGTTTGGCTTTGAAACCGTCAGGGGTTCTACGGAGGAAGGAAGGGAGGAAAAGGGAGGAAGGTCTGCCCTTTTAAAGCTCATGGAACTTTTGAGAGAAGGCAAAAACGTAGCCATAACGGTAGATGGTCCCAAAGGACCCCCCTTTAAGGCAAAGGATGGAGTGATTTTCTTAGCCCAAAAGACCGGTGCGGTGATAATCCCCGCCTGTGTAAAGTTTGAAAAGTTCTTCCGCCTCAACACCTGGGACAGACTTGTAATTCCCTATCCCTTCACAAAAGCCCAACTTTTAGTGGGCAAAGAGATCATAGTAAGCCCAGAAGACGCTGTAGAAGATAAAAGGAGGGAGTTAGAGGCGGAGCTATTGAGGTTAGAAAGAATATCCTCTGGCAAGCCTGGATAA